CCCCACTCCCAATCATCGAGGCCGATGGAACCGGTGATGATCTGCCGGACGTGATCGGCGTAGCGGCGACCGATCAGGCCGTGCTCGTGCATCATAGCGCGGCGGTCAGCCATGGGCTCGGTGTACCAGTTGACCTGTTCGCCGCGCTTACGATCCATGGGGTAGAAGCAGAGATACTTCGCCGGCGGGATGGCCGGAAAGAGGCGCGAACTGAGCGAGGCGAAGGTGCGTGCAGTGGCCTCGCCGGCTCCGGCGTTCCACTCGGGCGTACCAGGCTCAAGACCCTTTTCAGCAAGTTGCGCGTAGATCTTCTCCGAAGACTCGTAGAGGCCAAGCTCGACGACGGAAAGGTACGAGGATGTCTGTTGAAGAAAGGGATAGAGACGGGTCTGAGCCAGCTCGAGCTCGACACGGTTCAGGTCTTCCAACGAATCGCGGAAGTGGATCAGGATAAGGTCGCCCTTGTGGCCGATCTGCGAGAACAGTGCTGACTGGTTCGGGTGCCCATTGGGCTCAGTGTTGCCGCCCTCCCAGCGAGCGAGGAGCCCGCTGAACTCCTCTGAAATGGCAGTGCGCTCGTCAAGGGGAAGCTCTTTCCAAGCAGTCCAGTCAAAGCGGAAAATCTGATGAAGGACGTTGGAACCTTCAAGCGTCAGGGGTACCTGTGGGAGTTCGGGCAAAAGGACATACCTCCGTTCACCCTTAATTATCGCAGCAGAAGAGATTCAGATCCCTACCGGCATTGTTCATCTACAGTGCGGGAATAAAAGCAGTCTCGCTTCGCTCGATATCCCACCCTTGTTACCCCACCCTTTCGCTTCGCGAAAGAATGGGGCAACGAGTGTATTGCCTCACTTGCGGTGTTATTGCGTAACCGTAATGGTTGCACTCCCCGATCCTGAGGCATAGTTGGCTCCGGTAAAGGTAGCCGTGATGGTGTGGCTGCCGGCCGTCAGACTGGAGGTTGTATAAGTGGCTTTCCCATTGCTGTCCACCGCGATAGTCGCCAATAAGGTGCTGCCATCATAAAAGGCGACCGATCCGACGCCGGCCGGCGGGCCTGCGCTCCACGAGGTTACAGCCGCCGAGAAGGTCAGGCTTGTTCCGGCGCTTGCATACCAGCTCGATGGCGTGAGCGATACATTCACAGGAGCCGCCGTTATGGTGAAGCTCTGCGCCTGAGTCGCTGTGCCATAGTTGGTTTGCTGTGGATAGGTAATGACAACCGTGTGGCTACCCGCCACAGGCTTTGTCAGAGTAAAACCAGCACTGCCGTTGCTCAGCGGAACAGATACCGCCGCGCCGCCGTCAAGACTGTAGTTGATTCCTCCCTGTGGTGCGCCCGCATTGGAGCTCACGTTGACCGTGCATTGATAGTTAGAGCCGTAGGGCGAGGACGCATTCCAACACGAAGCTCCCATGGTGACCGGAACCGGAGTGACATTCACCGTGGTCTGCGCCGAGGTGCCTCCCGGGTTGTTTCCATCACCGGAATAGACTGCGGTGAAGGTGTGCGTACCGGCTGCCAGCCCAGGCGAGATGTACCAGTAGGCGCATCCATTCCCTTGTAGCGACAGCGTGGTTAGCGAAGAAACTCCGTCTACGATCTGAACGGTTCCAGTGGGCGTTGCCGTCGTAGCTCCCGTCACACACGCGGTGACATTGGTAGCGCCGGGATACGTCAGTTGCGTACTTGCGAACTGAAGCGCGACGGCAGCGTCGTAGACATTCAGCGTCAGGTTAGCTGAGCCGGTGAGGTGGTTGGTATCCCCACCATACTGAGCCGTAATCACCTCACTGCCGGAAGTTGTCGGGACAAAAGAACAGGTTGCGACGCCTGATGTACTTACCGTTGCCGTACACAACACGTTTGAGCCCGCGCTGAAGACGACGGAACCTCCGGGCTGACCTGCCCCGGAGACCGTAGCTGTCAGCGTCTCTGTCTTTCCTTGTGCAGCAGGATTGGAGCTTGCAGCAAGTGCCACGGTGGCTGCGACTTGCTGAATCGTCAGTGTCCCGTTCACATAGTGCAGACTGTAGTTCGCCACGCTCAGAGTGCCTGCCGCAGCCGTGATGGTGTACGAGCCGGCATCGGTTGGAGTGGCCGGGTTCGTGGTCAATGACGGCGCGCCACTCAGGATGGACGCCGTGTCTCCGTTCACAAACCCGCTGTAGCTGGCAGTATAGGCCGGTACAGTCTGGCCATAGGTGATGGTCGAAGAGGCTGCGGTAACAGT
This genomic window from Terriglobus albidus contains:
- the hemQ gene encoding hydrogen peroxide-dependent heme synthase, producing MPELPQVPLTLEGSNVLHQIFRFDWTAWKELPLDERTAISEEFSGLLARWEGGNTEPNGHPNQSALFSQIGHKGDLILIHFRDSLEDLNRVELELAQTRLYPFLQQTSSYLSVVELGLYESSEKIYAQLAEKGLEPGTPEWNAGAGEATARTFASLSSRLFPAIPPAKYLCFYPMDRKRGEQVNWYTEPMADRRAMMHEHGLIGRRYADHVRQIITGSIGLDDWEWGVDLFADDPIVFKKLIYEMRFDKVSAVYASFGQFFLSVRVHASNVNQWFDGTLA